The Cyprinus carpio isolate SPL01 chromosome B19, ASM1834038v1, whole genome shotgun sequence DNA window aagCTTGCAGAAACCAGTGGAAGTTGCTCGATCGAGTTTTATTGAAAcggaacaaacaaaaaaataaaagttataaatacaAACATCAGACCAGCGGGCCGTCGCTCTTAAGGTAAGCCAGACCAAACCCTCACCAGCAAAtcccaaatgcaaaaaaacatcTCGAGTTATAGTATCAGTATATcagttattaaaaaacacaattcgACTACTTCTAGAAATGCTAAACACACACTTAAACGGCACTCCTgctacaaaactttttttttccttctcttggaGTCTTTTCtccacttctgaaaaaaaaaaaaaaaaaaaaaacaaaaaaaggaaggCTCTAGTCGACTgcagttaaaaaaagtaaaacaaaacggTGAAAGGAAGCTCTAGTCGACTGCCGTTATTAGACGGggggggagaggagagagagagagagagagagacggatagagagagagagagagagagggatgacgGAGAGGAGAGCGACTGCCGTTATTTACAAGCGAGTCCCTACGCCACTagcactgagagaaagagagagagagagagagagacgaagagagagagagagacggagagagagagagagagagagagagagagagagagagagatgatgagagagagagagacagagagagagagcgagagagagatgatgAAAGAGACAATGAGAAGGGAGGAAGGATGACTTCTTTCATGATCTGAACGTCCCTCAGGTCACGCACACGTTTGCTCGTATCAGTGTCTTCTTTAAAATGTTGACGGTGGAGTTTAAAAGCAGGAGGAGGATGTGGGAataaaagtgttgtgtgtgtttaagacAAGCGTCCCGCTGGGGCCACGGACTGAATCTACAGGGCTATTGGAGGATAGAAAAGTCAAACACTGCTGGCCAATCCGGTGGTGTTTCTCAGGAGGAGGGCGGGTCTACTTCCACTGCTGGCCGTAGGAGTCCTGGGAGAACTCGAGCGAGTCGTTGCTGTAGCCGTAGCCGGAGGCGTAGTCGGAGCCCAGGGGCTGCTGGGCGATGGGCTGCGAGCCCCAGTTCTGCTGGTTGGTCTGCCGGCGTTTGGAGTCTGGCTGGTTAAACACGTCCGCCTTCCGCTTCCCGCCCACGTTACCACCGCGGTTCCCCCGCGCACCTCTGCTGCCGCGGCCCCGGGGAGCCTGGAAGGGACCGCCCCTTCCCCCGCCACGGCCCCGCCCCCACCCATGGGAGCCCGCCCCTCGGGGTATACCCGCCCCTGCCGCGGGGGGCGGGGCCGCACGGGCTCTGGGGGGAGGCGGAGCTCCACGGCTCCGCCCACTGCCCCGCCCCCTCATGGAGTAGCTGTCGTCGTAAGCGTAGTAGGGGTCGTCGTATCCGCCTCGGTAGTCATGGTAATCATAACCGTAGTAGTCATCGTAGTAGTCCTCGTAACCGTAGTAATCGGGCGGGTAGGCGTATCCGCCCCGCCCCCCACGGCTACGGCCACGCCCCGGAGGAGGCATGCGGGGGGGAGGGTAGTAATAATAGTCGTCATACCTGCACAggtggagacacacacacaccgtcagcACCTAAAACACATTTCTGAGTCATCtgtaaaaacagcataaaaataaagttcatcggAGGCAAAATTCACTTCAACATTAATGTGTACACAGCCAccctataattataaaaatccacctagtgttttttttttaaatcccaataAATAATAACCCCTTTCTCAGATCGAGCCGCTGTCAGATTCTTGtcagtgtgacatcacacagacccaggcccctcccacaactgttgattgacactggtgtttTATCTCAGCTCCGCCCTGAGTGTATGCAGATGACTCCTGAGTGAtcgaggtgttctgttgttgggtGTAATAATGAACATCGCAGTCTTATTTACTCCTGGCATCTGAgagctgaagacgcagtggattacgtgTGTTTCTGAAGAGAATGTGTCCTGGTCTacataaatgcgtctatgttcacacgaatcattcgtgatccagcgtCACCCACAGAAGTGAgtataagtttaattttttatgaatctttgcaaatatCCTTTTCTTATAATGCGTTAGCAAGTTCGTTCCGCGGCTAAAGTTAACAGTCTGAGAGAACGGATCCTCACAccatggaagagaggggcggggtcagcagagctcattagcatttaaagggacatgcaccaaAACGTCTCGCTGtggacagagctgtttttgacaggacAGAaacggtgttgttttacactaccattgacttttcattaagatcctaaagaatcatatcaacttgtgaaaaacagtgatccgatgacccctttaaccctcataatgcattaaaaatctgCATACTGTTTGGACCCgaagaacttttattttataaaatagtcataacttaatgtattttaattaaaaccaaaCTGTATTGGAACAGCAACTTGAATGGTAATGTGAAGAATTCAAAGTTTGGAATGTTAGCATGTTATTACTGAATTCACCTGTTTTagtcattaaaaattattaaagtcattaaaagtattctttttgaaaatagttatatctcttaaaaaaataattgttaaaaatctgcaaaaattATGTGCCTTTTGAGAGTCTTCGATCATTTGCAATGTTTCTTTCACTTGCTAAGAACTATGCATTTTGTATAAACGTGCATCTTCCGGGTCAGAACGGACCCGAGGGCTGAAGTGTAGAGATGCAGAGCTGTCTGTCAGTGTTCATAACTAGCTGTGTGTGAGTCGTCTCACCCTGTGCTTCTGCTGGTCTGCCGCGCAGCTTGTCGTTCTTTCCTCTTCTTATCTGGAGGTTTGGCCAGCACGATCTCGATCTCCTCTCCGCCCAGCTCCTTCCCGTTCATCTCCTGCATCGCCTGCAGACACACCAAGAGCCCATCAGCACGTGCTCACAGGAAGCACCAGCACAAACCCTAAGCTCTGCTAAATGAAGTAAATACAGGTTTACAGCCAGACACTGAGGGGCTTCCTCTTTTGGCTGatgaatatttaattgttattcaTGACATGAAGTGTACATGCAGACCTACGGCTGTTTATGATGTCCTAATGATGCACAAACACTGATGTCATCACGTCTATCCCTACTGCAACAATAATttagataaaaaagaaaactcaCATTTATGAAGGGGGAAATATAAATAACGATAAAGATACAGTTTTATTAAAGagcagcagcgtccacaccacagcCATAACAATACATTTCCTTGGAATCGCTTCCAGaatgattttttccagctgatacaaacactgacagccaatcagaatccatcctgctgtaatgaGCTGGAGCATTTAAAGCGGCAGTGTGGACGCTAATAACACTATCTTTACAGTTATCGTCCTGGGTGAGAACGGAGCTTACATCTATAAACCTGTTACTCATTTCcgcatattcatttattatttatgtttacttAATAGTCACTGCAGAAATAATGAAATCAGTACTCAAACTGTACTTCTGCATCTCAGAGATTTCGGTAACAGGGTTGCGTGTACAATAACGCTTACAGTAAATCAGCACACTTTCACTAACTTAATGAAGAGGAGAAGAGGTTTGACCTTGACTGCGGCGTCTCGCTCCTCGAAGTGAACGAAGGCGTAGTCCTTCAGCTTCTTGACGCGCTCCAGTTTGCCGAACTGAGAGAAGGTGCTCTCCAGCAGCTCCTCGGTGACCGGCGTGGCCAGCTTACGCACAAACAGCACCTTCACCTGCCGGACATCATCAGATCACGTCAGAGCTTCGTCAGGGCAGCAGCTGCagcacacagtgacacacactgACCTTGGCCATGACCTCCGGGTCCGGCTCTGCCACGGGGTCGGCCCACTCCACCGTCACAGGGTTCCCCCACACCTTCACCTTCCCGCTCATGAGCCTGCGCCGCGCCTGAGCCGCCGACTTATGATCCTCATACTCCAGAAAACAGAAGCCGCGGTTCTTCCTCTTATCATCCGGCTGCGTGTACAGGATGACCTCCTGCAGaccctctgaaacacacacacacacacacacacaccgtcagcTGCGCTCACAGGAggatcctcacacacacacacacacacaccgtcagcTGCGCTCACAGGAggatcctcacacacacacacacacacacacacacacacacacctgctgcagaCGCCTCACCTGTGACTTTGCCGAAGTCCTCCAGGATACTCTCGCGGGTCTTGTTTTTAGGGATGGACCCCACGAACAGACGGTTGTTGGCCACAGAGATGCAGACGCCCAGATATTTGCCCGACCGGATCTCGTAGTTATCACACTGACACCAAACACAAACCACAGcagtttttgttttccattttaaatatctaattattcttaaaacaagatacatttactggagaagcaaaatgaaaaatgctttaaaactcagtgaatttatgtttaaaacaagaaaaaatatctgccacTGGAATCAGAAAAATAATCCTGTTTTCCCACTGAATTAAGTTAAGCTTAATTCTTAAACTAGACTTCATATAAAGTCATTTTACAGGTAGcttgatttataaatatttagatatatgtactgtatataaataagacaaaaactataaatatttagatatatgtACTGGAAAatactcgcacacacactctctcccaccacacacacacactcacacactcactcacacacactcactcacacacactctcactcactcactcactcacacacactcacacacactcacacacacactcactctcacacacctctctcacacacactctccacacacacactctcacacacacacactcacaacacactctcactcacttacttataaataattaatttaaaacacacactcacacacacactccctcacacacacacacactctctcacacactctctcacacacactctcacaaacacacacactcactcacacacacacactcactcacgcacacacctctcacacacatCTCAAcggcacacactctcacacacactctcacacacacactctctcacacacacacactcactctcacacacactcactctcacacacacacatattacatgaACATCCcactcaacacacaaacacactctcgctcactcacactcgctcactcacacacacactcacgcacactcacacactcacactcacacactctcactcactcacacacacactctcacacacacactctcaccagtTTGACCGCCTCCTGCGCGGCGTCTTTGCTGCAGAAAGTGATGAAGGCGTAGCCGCGGTTCTGACCGGTGATAGGTTATATGATTAGGATCAGATATGGGGTCTGTCTTCTCGTATAGATGGAACAGATGGTCCTGGTAGTGGTCGTGCGGGTATCGATCATCAGCCTCAGATCCCAgatacacacaacaaacacacacttcccCACACAACACCtacacacagcacaaacacacacacacacacacacacacacacacacacacaggacacaacaaacacacacacacaggacacaccacacacacacacaccacacccaccgACACACCACActcagctcaaacacacacatagtgcgtctccaccacacacacagacacacacaggtgTCAGCTCAGTCGCTCAGCGCTCACAGAACCGCCAGAGTTTAGGGGTAAAGCGTGACCTCGGTGCCGATGCCGGGCTGCGGGCCGGTAAACACTTCCTCTGGAGGAGGGCCGCCGTACTTCCTCTGTCCTGTAGTGACGTCCAGAGTGTACCCCGTCCTCTCCAGCAGAGCCTGAGACACATTCAATCTCAGTTCAGTTTGATATCGATTCATTTGGACACAGAGGCAATCAGGTTCAGTTCATGACACAATCTCAAAACAAGCAGAAACCCGTCAGCTGGTACATTACTAtacatgacatcactgaatcatcactGAATCTGACAGATATCAGCATTGTCCATGTGTTAACTTTAAAGGTGAGCAGCTTTAAGCACTATCGTGGACACTGGAGTGAAGAAGCTTGAGAAGAACAGATGATGGACTGACTCTGTCTCTGATGAAGCAGCAGTACCTTTATCTTGACCTCGTCTGGGCCTTTCGTGGATTCCTGCACTTTATTGCCCTGCTTCTCTCTCTGTCGGTACGTCTTCATCACGCCGCACAGGAAGGCGCTCTTATTCTGCAACCAATCAGAGCAAAGGACGTGACATCACACAGGTCTGAATGTTCAACAAACGAGGCGAACATAGAAGCATCTACATCAGTCTGATGAAATATCCAACAGGACGGCTTGACAAATACTTTTTCACCAAATACTTAGTAAATATTCAGTTTGAAAGACATAAACATGAATGTCTGTTAGATTTAACGAAAAAGAAAATATAGCCATAtgcatgtaaatgtttaattgtttacCTGTTGAACGGACTGTTTGTCATCCAGTAATTATATTTGGATCGATCACTGTGCAAccagtcaaaataaaagacattgtGCTAGCAATATATTAGTCTACTCTTGCTaagtatttttaagaaataatcacaaaacatctcttccatgttttaatttcaaTAGTAAGTCCCTGTTGTTTGCCAAacaaataaagtttgtttaatttttctgttaaccagaaaaaattaaatacacaacacataatttctgagggaaaaaaatcataaggctattgTAAGAatcaatttgaataaattaagttgtttttatgcattcaaataattagagatgttaaaacacataatttggtaacaataaaacatatgccgagtaaaaaacagaacatttcatagggccctaaacgtcatttttgttaaacttttaataaatttatgtgAAATTGTACAAGTTTCACGATTTTAATCAatcagacatgctttttgatttatacaattttatttaaccatttaaatattagtccagaaatttttttatgaaaaacaaaaacaaaacagaaaatccagaaaattttaaatgaaaaaaaacgaattcagaaaaaaaattaaacagaaatgtggaaaaaaaaaaaaaattcatagggccctacattcattcagtgtttcttATTGCtaatggatgatgatgatgatgatgtgtgtgtgtgtgtgtgtgtgagggagagagagagccttGAACTGCTGCAGCACTGACAGCGCTCCCTCCTCGTTAAACTCTCGCAGCGCGTCCAGCGCCCGCTCGTCCGTATAGATGTACGTAAGCagccatgaacacacacacacacacacacacacacacacacacatcaggacTCGACTGAAGCAGAAGTGACGCTCCAGATTGTCCAGTGTACAAACACATCCTCCTGAGGGCAGTCACTGAGAGTGGTTTGAGTGGTCCAGACGTCTCACCTGTCTGGAAGATGTTGTCCAGGCTCTCGGCCACCTTCTGCGGCAGACCAGCGTCCAGCAGCGCCTGGTAGTTCTCTGAGTGTGTGGCCGTCACATCCATGGGCTCCTCTTCTTCTTTGACCAGACCGGAGCTGCCATTCacctcagcagccattactctgagacacagacagagagacagacagacagagacagacacagacagacagagagacagagacacagacagagacacagacagacagagacacagacagacagacagacagacagacagacagagagagacagacagacagagacacagacagagacagacagacagacagagacacagaagacagacagacagacacagacagagacacacagacagagacagagagaaacagacagagacacatacagagacacagacagacagacagagagacaggagagacagacagacggacagacagagaacagacacagacagagacaacagacagagacacagacagagacgaaaggaaaagacagagacagacagacggagaacagaaagacagacagacagacagagagacacagaaaagacgacagacagacagaagacaaagacagacagacagagacagacagaaacagacggatagacagacagagacagagacacagacagagacacagacagacagacagacacacacacacacacagacagacagagagagacagacagacagacagagagagagacacagacgggacagacagacagacacagagagacagacagacagacagacggacagacagagacacagacagacagagacacagacacagacagacagagagacacagaacagacagacagacacacagacagagaaaaagacagacagaaacaacacagacagagagacacagacgacagacagagacacagacagacagacagagagagagacagaagacacagacagaacagacaagatacagacagacggagacacagaaagacagacggagacacagacagacagacagacagagacagacagacgggacACAGACAGAAGCAGAAAGAGACACAGGAggactacagacagacagatacacagacagacagacagagagacacagacagaagtCAGACAGACttagacacagacagacaagagagacattaacaaaaatgaataccACAGACAAAGCTTCATATCCATAACAGGACTGTATTATATactgactaataaattacagaatgtttatCCAAACGTTATTAGCAAAGTAAAACTTAGCTTGCTGTCGGTGCAAGAATACCAACATGTCCACCTTTGGTTTAATAAGAgcacttttactttactttagcatGAAAACCACCCATCATTTCCTCAACATTCGTGTCACTTTGCTGCGCGCAGCTCCGTGCTCCTGCTAACGCGGCGAGTATAAACCAGGCTCTACTCTgtgcaaatatatacaaatgccccatatgagtttttgtctcatatttaacGTTATATTATACTATAAGAGATATCACATGAGCAGAGTATTACACGACTGCTGATTTTGTCCCAATCTATCACGAGTTCAAATGTGatatataaactacaaacaaaagttcaaataaactatacacacacactcataaaatatgataaatacaaacactttaatatataaattattaaacaaatatatctaTCACTCAAATATATACTGAAGTGTTTATCAATTTcaattatataaaagtatattatataaagatatgagtataattataatacacaaattaatataaaatataaacgattatatgtattaatattctataaagcatttatatattcatatcatatacacaatatataaatattcaaacacttctatataataaaattttatatatacagtacaggtcaaaagtttggaaacattactattttttaatgtttttgaaagaagtttcttctgcttcacaggcctgcatttattttatcaacaaaatacaaaaaaaaaaaacagtaaattgtgcaaatattattacaacttaaaataatagttttctatttgaatatactttaaaaaaaaaaaaaaaaaaaattctgtgtgatgcaaagctgaattttcaggcatcattactccagaccttcagtgtcacatgtaacatccagtctatcactacatcctttagaaatcattctaatattctgatttattatgaggttggaaacagttctgctgtctaatacttttgatgaataaaaaggttaaaagaatgcatttattcaaaatatgaaaaaattctaatttatatttctttactatcactttttaatcaaatttaacacatccttgcgaAATAAAGCATCGaaagcattgatttaaaaaaaaagaaagaaaaaaaaaaaatactgacaccCAAATtactgaacagtagtgtgtatattgttattacaaaaatatttatatttttaaaaaacatagcttttttttttttttttttttttactttttattcatgcaatagtatcctaaaaaagtatcacatgttctgaaaaaatattatcagcagcataactgtttccaactttgataatgaatcatcatattagaatgatttctaaaaggatcatgtgataatgatcctaaaaattcagctttgcatcacagagatcaatgataatttaaagtataattaatttaaaaacaattttttttaaattgtaataatatatcacaatattaaatttttgatcaaataaatgcaggcttgatgagcagaaaaaacttctttcaaaaacattaaaaatagtaatgtttccaaacttttgacctgtactgtatatataaacaatatttattttatatagcattcttactgtatatatgaatattaaaatttataaacaCATATCTACACATGATTACACAAACATTAAACGTGTGTGTAtgtacttatataatatatatatatatatatatatatatatatatatatatatatatatatatatatatatatatatatgcacacacacacacacacaaacagtgtttgTACAACTTCAGTCttgtattatattacatacaGAAACATTCATACGACATAGTCGATATTatcatataattataaataaatatatatgatggTGTATAAAGTAATTTCATATTATACATGTATGAATATTCATAGAGACAtacacatgtgtgtatatatagagatagatagtTACAAAATAATATCAACACATAAACACAGGTCAGATAATGAACTCTATACTGATCAACAGCAAATTATTACGATTACTATCCACTGAATCCCAGACAGAAACACGACATAAACAcactgctctcacacacacacacactgataaagCACgggcacacacactctctctctctcaatttaaTTAaggtgagctttattgtcatGACCATAACTGTACATTAGTATTGCCGaagcagttgcagctgggctgcttacaaacAGTGCACAAATgtattaatctctctctctctcacacacacacacacacacacacgtgtaagTTGTTGTTGCTGGAGCagttgtatctctctctctcacacacacacacacacacacactcgcgcgcTCGTGTCGGTGATCCGCCCCCCTCACGCATGAGGCTAGCACCAGCGATG harbors:
- the LOC109071309 gene encoding LOW QUALITY PROTEIN: heterogeneous nuclear ribonucleoprotein R-like (The sequence of the model RefSeq protein was modified relative to this genomic sequence to represent the inferred CDS: inserted 2 bases in 1 codon; substituted 1 base at 1 genomic stop codon), encoding MKTYRQREKQGNKVQESTKGPDEVKIKALLERTGYTLDVTTGQRKYGGPPPEEVFTGPQPGIGTEVLCGEVCVCCVYLGSEADDRYPHDHYQDHLFHLYEKTDPISDXLIIXPITGQNRGYAFITFCSKDAAQEAVKLCDNYEIRSGKYLGVCISVANNRLFVGSIPKNKTRESILEDFGKVTEGLQEVILYTQPDDKRKNRGFCFLEYEDHKSAAQARRRLMSGKVKVWGNPVTVEWADPVAEPDPEVMAKVKVLFVRKLATPVTEELLESTFSQFGKLERVKKLKDYAFVHFEERDAAVKAMQEMNGKELGGEEIEIVLAKPPDKKRKERQAARQTSRSTGYDDYYYYPPPRMPPPGRGRSRGGRGGYAYPPDYYGYEDYYDDYYGYDYHDYRGGYDDPYYAYDDSYSMRGRGSGRSRGAPPPPRARAAPPPAAGAGIPRGAGSHGWGRGRGGGRGGPFQAPRGRGSRGARGNRGGNVGGKRKADVFNQPDSKRRQTNQQNWGSQPIAQQPLGSDYASGYGYSNDSLEFSQDSYGQQWK